One window from the genome of Bdellovibrio sp. NC01 encodes:
- a CDS encoding ATP-binding protein yields the protein MKIQYSIFDTLLEPVFVLNAEQKVVYCNETAAVVCDLSIRKITKGMKFLDLFEFSEPVDGLNELINITDPTPYKEVNFKTSQGGEGKVQITLQPIFDSMGDKNWIVFVRDVTLEERLQKKYRAELEQKEDVIKDLEDAKAQLENYSKNLEQMVADRTAEIQRMNQMMTALLDSLNQGFFIFNAEGKVLEVSSKACEATIECRPQGQFIWNVLKLPEKKVDGFQKWMQTLFMEMLPFEDLAPLGPESYPHSQDRNIALEYFPLRSAEGTMEGVVVVASDITSLVEAKKQAERDREYAKLIINLVQNKKEIGRFIRESQSLLSDLKKGLQASWESADGEFLFRQLHTLKGGAALFSIQEMAEFCHHAESILANFKEAASAETYQQLQAESVKIETAFQAYIAKSEEILGSSAMAMERQLEIPVSKFQSALNKIESKTKSNEITQLLLGEFAMESIGSFFASYNDVAQRVAEAQYKQLNPVHFENADLKVLPEIYSNLFATFVHSFRNSVDHGIESPSEREENGKSPAGNITVTFTVSPDAKLMIRIDDDGKGINPEKIREKFAKKGVDVSAETDAQVIQHVFDSQFSTRDQVTETSGRGVGMDAIKYAAEDLGGRCWVDSTYGKGTSLFVEVPYITNFTEEKIKIIKAA from the coding sequence ATGAAAATTCAGTACTCCATCTTCGACACCCTACTTGAACCCGTGTTTGTTCTGAACGCAGAACAAAAGGTGGTGTACTGTAATGAAACCGCTGCCGTGGTTTGCGATCTGTCGATTCGTAAGATCACAAAAGGCATGAAGTTCTTAGACCTTTTCGAGTTCAGCGAACCGGTTGATGGTTTGAATGAACTGATTAACATCACAGATCCAACTCCCTACAAAGAAGTGAACTTCAAAACCTCACAAGGTGGCGAAGGCAAGGTGCAAATCACATTGCAACCGATCTTTGATTCCATGGGAGATAAAAACTGGATCGTGTTCGTGCGTGACGTGACTTTGGAAGAACGTCTGCAAAAGAAATATCGCGCCGAACTTGAGCAAAAAGAAGATGTCATCAAAGACCTTGAAGACGCCAAAGCTCAATTAGAAAACTACAGTAAAAACTTGGAACAAATGGTCGCTGACAGAACCGCTGAAATCCAGCGAATGAATCAGATGATGACCGCGTTACTTGACAGTTTGAACCAAGGCTTCTTTATCTTTAATGCTGAAGGCAAAGTTCTGGAAGTGTCATCCAAAGCTTGTGAAGCAACCATCGAATGCCGCCCACAAGGCCAATTCATTTGGAATGTTTTAAAACTGCCAGAGAAAAAAGTCGACGGTTTCCAAAAGTGGATGCAAACACTCTTCATGGAGATGTTGCCGTTTGAAGACTTAGCCCCGCTGGGTCCCGAGTCTTATCCGCACAGCCAAGATCGTAACATCGCCCTTGAATACTTCCCGCTTCGCAGTGCTGAAGGCACAATGGAAGGCGTCGTGGTTGTTGCCTCTGACATCACATCACTTGTTGAAGCAAAAAAACAAGCCGAGCGCGATCGTGAGTACGCAAAACTCATCATCAATCTTGTGCAAAATAAAAAAGAAATCGGTCGCTTCATCCGCGAATCTCAGTCGTTGCTATCAGACCTGAAAAAAGGTTTACAAGCTTCCTGGGAAAGCGCTGACGGCGAATTCCTATTCAGACAGTTGCACACCCTAAAAGGTGGCGCTGCCCTGTTCAGCATTCAGGAAATGGCAGAGTTCTGTCATCATGCTGAATCGATTTTAGCAAATTTCAAAGAAGCTGCGTCTGCGGAAACATATCAACAGTTGCAAGCTGAAAGCGTGAAAATCGAAACAGCCTTCCAAGCATACATCGCTAAGAGCGAAGAGATTTTGGGCTCTTCTGCAATGGCCATGGAACGTCAATTGGAAATTCCAGTTTCAAAATTCCAGTCGGCATTAAATAAAATTGAAAGCAAAACGAAGAGCAACGAGATCACTCAATTGCTCTTGGGCGAATTCGCGATGGAATCTATTGGTTCCTTCTTCGCAAGCTACAACGACGTCGCACAACGAGTGGCGGAAGCTCAGTACAAACAACTGAACCCTGTGCACTTTGAAAATGCAGATCTTAAAGTTCTGCCAGAGATTTATTCAAATCTTTTTGCGACCTTCGTGCACTCATTCAGAAACTCTGTCGATCACGGTATCGAAAGCCCTTCTGAACGTGAAGAAAATGGTAAGTCCCCTGCGGGTAACATCACAGTGACTTTCACAGTCAGCCCAGATGCGAAACTCATGATTCGCATTGATGACGATGGCAAAGGGATCAATCCAGAAAAGATCCGCGAAAAGTTCGCGAAAAAAGGCGTCGATGTTTCTGCGGAAACTGACGCGCAAGTGATTCAACACGTCTTCGACAGTCAATTCTCTACACGCGATCAAGTCACAGAGACTTCAGGTCGTGGTGTGGGTATGGATGCTATTAAGTATGCTGCTGAAGATTTGGGTGGACGTTGCTGGGTGGACTCTACATATGGAAAAGGCACTTCCCTTTTCGTAGAAGTGCCTTACATCACAAACTTTACTGAAGAAAAAATCAAAATCATCAAAGCTGCTTAG
- a CDS encoding EF-hand domain-containing protein: protein MFSNFKLKGALLLSAAALLLAGCDARVGETPPPADAYEFSGTQCLSSASPVVKDFIKGTAKNPDVNALWDCVGSAVAQFKKYVRGNNADRYTSQEIATFLESNFFDKSKKTKISPELQVEFMKIKQLLVGGGREYITRAELDKAASTFEVFRQVTLGLNPYMKVLALNWTVTHVSNIQTDMAYFEEANTAVQKAGRTLATLFEENGQTYALSDFVSLMKEFSKFFEEDWEFTRTLETYMPAVKKVKKALAGGDENVVAPNEWRRFALLGSRGYIQYLRYYYFIKGTEETGAGYRLAYVSRTVEDILSVFEDLTAQKPEGIVSRDEVADLLSTLSKIWPDFKISQGLVVEGMKVKKLLFGGSSESFSTNDFQNARLKVSRLKSLVERFMPFWAIYGADWDPTMYTPEEAQKFFLDAQFILESTGRELGVLIEGSYDLKDVINLAKEFEALYPPKKADDSLVKTAQKYLPTVIDVKKVILGGDSTLNKGHWSIVLSYGARVYTDFLYYKYFLKDVTWDKPEPVGNLSVMVNQTLNILKDLMQVKDGNQFTRKDLSVIGKDILTLDILPKGIDQTALDQVVKVVVNNVLVEPKKRIAGSVPNALNADSIEVLRKELQVYLDAELFIAKLSQDWKPNEGITPDDFVDLITKASKSKNNSAALNEALKEFALMANTSSPLIVDSEGRLIISNRVSVSYTKKSLKQLNLDRAIARIAIRSFATDMDRITDYSGVTLKEVQYGFNELKVIFIQMGLLDKTNTTFGDSRFRDANLFTPHADGNNYASFQEFTDLVGMIWSGLNINTDLKNELQSDCLTNEKDPVDGTLLKVECARKSYKRSMATYMKGTPEYLKYIKKASDADEFDDYLTNVFKAAGYVPNSKKTVKWGDLSLAPHVVQYIEMLFARYDKNKDGYINTQEALKAYGMFKGLLLEFAKDQIDSGSISENDLPAIFCFMLHYGKPPETLKEKLVFLLKWKGKPEKWDVWADRGALAQVLGYVADQTAKVATPEIPGIDKEIEQ from the coding sequence ATGTTTTCTAATTTTAAACTTAAGGGTGCCTTGCTCTTAAGTGCTGCTGCTTTATTATTAGCGGGCTGTGATGCTCGTGTGGGTGAAACACCTCCGCCGGCTGATGCTTATGAGTTTTCAGGAACTCAGTGTCTTTCTTCAGCAAGTCCCGTCGTAAAAGACTTCATCAAAGGGACAGCAAAAAATCCCGATGTGAATGCTTTGTGGGACTGTGTGGGTTCTGCGGTTGCCCAGTTTAAAAAATACGTTCGTGGTAACAATGCCGATCGCTATACGTCGCAAGAGATCGCGACATTCCTAGAGTCGAACTTCTTCGATAAATCTAAAAAAACAAAAATTTCTCCTGAACTGCAAGTTGAGTTCATGAAAATTAAGCAGCTTCTTGTTGGTGGCGGTCGTGAATACATCACGCGCGCTGAACTTGATAAAGCCGCAAGCACGTTCGAAGTCTTCCGCCAAGTCACTTTGGGTTTGAACCCTTACATGAAAGTTTTGGCTTTGAATTGGACCGTGACTCACGTGTCGAATATTCAAACGGACATGGCGTACTTCGAAGAAGCAAATACTGCCGTTCAAAAAGCGGGTCGCACCCTTGCGACATTGTTCGAAGAAAACGGTCAAACTTATGCACTTTCTGACTTCGTAAGTTTGATGAAAGAATTCTCTAAATTCTTCGAAGAAGATTGGGAATTCACTCGCACGCTTGAAACATACATGCCAGCTGTAAAAAAGGTGAAAAAAGCCTTAGCCGGTGGTGATGAAAATGTCGTTGCACCCAACGAATGGCGTCGTTTCGCTTTGTTAGGTTCGCGCGGTTACATTCAGTATCTTCGTTATTACTATTTCATCAAAGGCACTGAAGAGACGGGTGCAGGTTATCGCCTGGCTTACGTGTCTCGTACTGTTGAAGATATCTTGTCCGTGTTTGAAGATCTGACGGCGCAAAAACCTGAAGGTATTGTTTCGCGCGATGAAGTGGCTGACTTATTGTCGACGCTTTCAAAAATCTGGCCTGATTTTAAAATCTCTCAAGGACTTGTTGTTGAGGGGATGAAAGTTAAAAAGCTTTTGTTCGGCGGTAGTTCTGAATCGTTCTCTACAAATGACTTCCAGAATGCACGTTTAAAAGTCAGCCGTTTGAAATCATTGGTTGAGCGTTTCATGCCGTTCTGGGCGATCTATGGAGCTGACTGGGACCCTACGATGTACACGCCAGAAGAAGCGCAAAAGTTCTTCTTGGATGCGCAGTTCATCTTGGAATCAACAGGTCGCGAATTGGGCGTATTGATCGAAGGTTCTTACGATCTTAAAGACGTAATCAATTTGGCCAAAGAGTTTGAAGCTCTGTATCCGCCGAAAAAAGCGGACGATTCGTTGGTGAAGACCGCTCAGAAATATTTGCCGACTGTGATTGACGTGAAGAAAGTCATTCTTGGTGGCGATTCAACTTTGAACAAAGGTCACTGGAGTATCGTTCTTAGTTACGGGGCCCGCGTTTACACGGACTTCTTATATTATAAGTACTTCTTGAAAGACGTAACTTGGGACAAGCCTGAACCGGTCGGCAATTTGTCGGTGATGGTCAATCAAACGTTGAATATCCTTAAAGACTTGATGCAAGTGAAAGATGGCAATCAGTTCACTCGCAAAGATTTGTCGGTGATTGGTAAAGATATTCTGACTTTGGATATCTTGCCAAAAGGTATCGACCAAACAGCGCTTGATCAGGTTGTTAAAGTTGTCGTGAATAACGTTTTGGTTGAACCGAAAAAACGTATCGCGGGTAGCGTGCCGAATGCTTTGAACGCGGATTCTATCGAAGTTCTGCGCAAAGAATTGCAAGTCTATCTTGATGCGGAATTGTTCATCGCAAAACTTTCGCAAGATTGGAAGCCAAACGAAGGCATCACTCCGGATGATTTCGTTGATCTTATCACTAAAGCTTCTAAGTCTAAAAACAACTCTGCGGCTTTGAATGAAGCATTGAAAGAGTTCGCGTTGATGGCGAACACGTCTTCGCCATTGATCGTAGATTCTGAAGGTCGTTTGATTATTTCAAACCGTGTCAGCGTCAGTTACACGAAGAAAAGTTTGAAACAGTTGAATCTGGATCGTGCGATTGCGCGTATTGCGATTCGTTCTTTTGCGACCGACATGGATCGTATCACAGATTATAGCGGTGTGACTCTTAAAGAGGTTCAGTACGGCTTTAACGAATTGAAAGTGATCTTTATCCAAATGGGCTTGTTGGATAAAACGAACACGACATTTGGTGATTCCCGTTTCCGCGATGCAAACTTGTTCACACCGCACGCTGACGGTAACAACTACGCCTCTTTCCAAGAGTTCACGGATCTTGTCGGTATGATTTGGTCAGGTTTGAACATCAATACGGATTTGAAGAATGAACTTCAGTCCGATTGTTTGACGAACGAAAAAGACCCTGTTGACGGCACGTTGTTAAAAGTGGAGTGCGCTCGTAAATCATATAAACGCTCAATGGCGACCTATATGAAGGGCACGCCGGAGTATTTGAAATACATCAAAAAAGCGAGCGACGCTGACGAATTCGACGATTATTTGACGAACGTGTTCAAAGCGGCTGGTTATGTTCCGAACTCGAAGAAAACTGTGAAGTGGGGCGATTTAAGTTTGGCTCCGCATGTGGTTCAGTACATCGAGATGTTGTTTGCTCGATACGATAAAAACAAAGATGGGTACATCAACACGCAAGAAGCTTTGAAAGCTTACGGCATGTTCAAAGGTTTGTTGCTTGAGTTCGCGAAAGATCAAATCGACAGCGGTTCTATTTCTGAAAACGATTTGCCTGCGATTTTCTGTTTCATGCTTCACTACGGTAAGCCACCAGAGACTTTGAAAGAGAAGTTGGTGTTCTTGCTAAAATGGAAAGGCAAACCAGAAAAATGGGACGTTTGGGCCGATCGCGGAGCACTTGCTCAAGTTCTTGGTTACGTTGCGGATCAGACTGCTAAGGTTGCCACTCCTGAGATTCCTGGTATCGACAAGGAGATCGAGCAGTAG
- a CDS encoding SpoIIE family protein phosphatase, protein MRIFEDDKIAYVFDSTSSMSGTMATQIKTQLNGVLSTTKPIFQDYLSQQKFTSVGNSIFENEYNIETVAAFKDVNGNYQRDATLEKVQQGTDQTIGTLGGRFQTYLREADTQGRVVKVPFNDDRVLILEKVSNETKTRNTIFLVVVKMSESAEMFRAISSQKMYLISGDGTVLFGPENTTGQKLQAIVDPSFLKDAGSKVAQGAETVKATDGTELLVSFAKAGFGDLTVVTTVEKAKALGAVQILIRKSLIFFGILISLTVIISLFASSGLTHALTDLFAATKKVSEGDFNIRVKVDSNDEVGSLADNFNIMAAEVSRLMEQTAEKARMESELQTAKTVQETLFPEARAKIGPLSIAGYYEPASECGGDWWHYCQIGNKIFLWIGDATGHGAPAALITSAAKSASTIIEKLDISPAKALELLNRSIYDVSRGRIMMTFFLASFDLDTGELIYCNASHEAPFLMKKGDGPLKKKDLIPLNEVNNPRLGQARDSVYEETSIKLDAGDAVFFYTDGIPDIQNPGKEAWGEREFIKALIAANKDYPSVGDSVDKFAVSFQDHRQGAPLVDDVTFFVVKHEGTV, encoded by the coding sequence ATGAGAATCTTTGAAGACGATAAGATTGCTTATGTTTTCGATTCCACAAGTAGCATGTCGGGAACAATGGCGACTCAAATTAAGACACAACTGAATGGTGTGTTGAGTACGACAAAGCCGATCTTCCAAGATTACTTGTCACAACAGAAATTTACATCGGTCGGAAATTCAATTTTCGAAAATGAATACAACATCGAAACTGTTGCGGCATTCAAAGACGTCAATGGAAATTACCAACGTGATGCGACTCTTGAAAAAGTTCAACAGGGTACTGATCAAACGATTGGTACATTGGGTGGCAGATTTCAAACGTACTTGCGCGAAGCAGATACACAAGGCCGTGTCGTAAAAGTTCCATTCAATGACGATCGCGTTTTGATTTTGGAAAAAGTCAGCAACGAAACAAAAACAAGAAACACTATTTTCTTGGTCGTTGTGAAAATGAGCGAATCGGCAGAGATGTTCCGCGCGATCTCTTCACAAAAAATGTATCTGATCTCTGGCGATGGCACTGTGTTGTTTGGTCCCGAAAATACAACGGGCCAAAAACTTCAAGCGATCGTCGATCCTTCGTTCTTGAAAGACGCTGGCAGCAAAGTCGCACAGGGTGCGGAAACGGTGAAGGCGACTGACGGTACGGAGTTGTTGGTGTCATTTGCAAAAGCGGGTTTCGGTGATTTAACGGTTGTGACGACTGTTGAAAAAGCGAAAGCCTTGGGTGCCGTACAAATCTTGATCAGAAAATCTTTGATCTTCTTCGGTATTTTGATTTCTTTGACTGTGATTATCTCGTTGTTTGCATCAAGTGGTTTGACCCATGCATTGACGGATCTTTTCGCGGCAACAAAAAAAGTTTCTGAAGGCGACTTCAACATCCGCGTAAAAGTTGATTCAAATGATGAAGTGGGCAGCCTTGCTGATAACTTCAATATCATGGCGGCAGAGGTTTCTCGTTTGATGGAACAAACTGCTGAAAAAGCGCGTATGGAATCAGAGCTGCAAACGGCGAAAACCGTACAAGAAACTCTGTTCCCTGAAGCGCGCGCGAAAATCGGTCCATTGTCGATTGCAGGTTACTATGAACCGGCATCAGAGTGCGGTGGCGACTGGTGGCACTATTGCCAAATCGGTAATAAGATCTTCTTGTGGATTGGCGATGCGACAGGGCACGGTGCTCCGGCGGCGTTGATCACAAGTGCGGCAAAATCGGCTTCGACAATTATCGAGAAGTTGGATATCTCTCCGGCGAAAGCGTTGGAGCTTTTGAATCGTTCCATCTATGACGTTTCAAGAGGTCGCATCATGATGACTTTCTTCTTAGCATCTTTCGATCTTGATACGGGTGAGTTGATCTATTGTAACGCTTCTCATGAAGCTCCGTTCTTGATGAAAAAAGGCGATGGGCCTTTGAAGAAAAAAGATTTGATCCCTTTAAATGAAGTGAATAATCCCAGATTGGGACAAGCGCGTGACTCTGTGTATGAAGAAACTAGTATCAAGCTTGATGCAGGCGACGCGGTTTTCTTCTATACTGATGGTATCCCTGATATTCAAAACCCAGGCAAAGAAGCGTGGGGTGAAAGGGAATTCATCAAGGCCTTGATCGCTGCAAATAAGGATTATCCAAGCGTAGGTGATTCAGTCGATAAATTCGCAGTCAGCTTTCAAGACCATCGCCAAGGGGCGCCTTTGGTCGATGATGTGACCTTTTTTGTAGTAAAACATGAAGGCACTGTTTAA
- the dcd gene encoding dCTP deaminase, whose translation MILTDQQILQFMEEGSIKVEPFRRECLGTNSYDVHLGKTLAVYEDEVLDAKKHNKIRTFEIPEEGFVLMPDTLYLGVTLEYTETLKHVPFLEGKSSVGRLGIDIHATAGKGDVGFCNFWTLEISVKQPVRVYTGMPVGQLIYFEVKGEILTAYNVKPSAKYNDKKPLPVESMMWKNSF comes from the coding sequence ATGATTCTTACAGATCAGCAGATTCTTCAGTTTATGGAAGAGGGTTCAATTAAGGTTGAGCCTTTCCGCAGAGAGTGCCTAGGTACGAACTCTTACGATGTTCACTTGGGTAAAACTCTTGCCGTATACGAAGACGAAGTGCTGGATGCTAAGAAGCATAACAAGATTCGTACTTTTGAAATTCCAGAAGAGGGCTTCGTCTTGATGCCAGACACCCTCTATTTGGGTGTGACTTTAGAGTACACTGAGACTTTGAAGCACGTTCCCTTCTTGGAAGGCAAATCAAGCGTCGGCCGCCTTGGTATCGACATCCATGCAACTGCTGGTAAAGGCGACGTTGGTTTCTGCAACTTTTGGACTCTTGAGATCTCTGTAAAACAGCCCGTCCGTGTTTACACTGGAATGCCTGTCGGCCAGTTGATTTACTTTGAAGTGAAGGGCGAGATTCTTACGGCTTATAACGTAAAACCGTCTGCAAAGTATAACGACAAAAAGCCGCTGCCAGTGGAATCAATGATGTGGAAAAATTCATTCTAA
- a CDS encoding ChaN family lipoprotein — protein MKSAALFTVAVLLSACAHAQSEGIFRGNDLKSITLEETVASVSPGSIVVIGENHGLAEHQSEQVSIMQALRNKGLKVAVGMEFFTYTEQDLLNQYRAGTLPEADFLKKIQWGSPSFDFYRKQAQFPNLEEGAMTWALNAPRTLTGKVSKQGLASLNDEEKSLLPPHFELGRDSYKKRFLESMGNHLPSPEAGERYFAAQSIWDDTMAWRATEYIAAHPDQVLVIVVGEFHVQYGGGLPARISVRSPQTPLLTFSQINTSGLTDEEIQGEMDPTGEYGSRANYLWLAPAQGPGL, from the coding sequence GTGAAGTCTGCCGCGCTTTTTACCGTAGCTGTCCTACTTTCTGCCTGTGCCCATGCTCAATCTGAGGGCATTTTCAGAGGAAACGACCTAAAAAGCATCACTTTGGAAGAAACCGTCGCATCTGTGTCGCCGGGCTCCATAGTTGTGATCGGGGAGAACCATGGCCTCGCCGAACACCAGTCTGAACAGGTTTCTATCATGCAGGCGTTGCGTAATAAAGGCCTTAAGGTCGCCGTCGGCATGGAATTTTTTACATATACAGAGCAGGATCTTCTGAACCAATACCGTGCAGGAACACTTCCCGAAGCGGACTTCCTTAAAAAGATCCAATGGGGCAGCCCGTCTTTTGATTTCTACCGAAAACAAGCGCAATTCCCGAACCTTGAAGAAGGGGCGATGACGTGGGCTTTAAACGCGCCACGCACTTTGACGGGGAAAGTTTCAAAACAGGGCCTTGCGAGTTTGAATGACGAGGAAAAATCGTTGTTGCCGCCGCATTTTGAACTCGGTCGTGATTCTTATAAAAAACGCTTCTTGGAATCGATGGGTAACCACTTGCCGTCACCAGAGGCGGGCGAGCGCTACTTTGCGGCGCAGTCGATTTGGGATGATACGATGGCGTGGCGTGCGACAGAATACATTGCGGCTCACCCTGACCAAGTTCTGGTGATCGTTGTCGGCGAATTCCACGTGCAATATGGTGGGGGCTTGCCAGCGCGAATTTCTGTGCGCTCACCACAAACGCCGCTTTTAACATTCTCGCAAATCAATACGTCAGGTCTTACGGATGAAGAAATTCAGGGCGAGATGGACCCAACGGGCGAGTACGGTAGCCGCGCGAATTATCTATGGCTTGCACCCGCACAAGGTCCAGGCTTGTAA
- the rpmG gene encoding 50S ribosomal protein L33, translating into MAKKSGRIIITLECTEARAEGKPVSRYTTTKNKTKTPSRLEKKKYNPNLKRHTIHRETK; encoded by the coding sequence ATGGCTAAGAAATCAGGAAGAATCATCATCACTCTTGAGTGCACTGAAGCTCGCGCTGAAGGCAAACCAGTTTCTCGTTACACAACTACGAAAAACAAAACTAAGACTCCAAGCCGTCTTGAGAAAAAGAAATACAATCCAAATCTTAAGCGCCACACAATCCACCGCGAAACTAAGTAA
- a CDS encoding FecR domain-containing protein encodes MSRLGKTEKIIFSTALFVLLAFSYFLYDDSLLFPKAHNSKLELIGDVAVSQNDVRRKNLDNFSWLPASRTDAIYQNDSIFTGDRSEAIIQLQDGTQIRIQPNSLITLNMKNGQMNLDLRYGNLVGDIAKGSSLTITSGKEEFKLEGDGQEKSKIQFNKAHSGTVDLKLISGKARFSDVKKSAVKTDLTRDSVLAVSKRGEIQKVEAPKIQVVTAEKEMTWMRTNPDDPMGFEWKATGDIGKYEVEISPSPDFATVAAAKSVNEMKTQVTDPLEPGAYYWRVKAYDRFGEVGATSVPRKMNITHLSPPVVTFPQKDSEISLEMKVKSPAELVTATEIKWQAPVQLKHFVYQISADPSFAQVLSENQTTQFSALSPRLSSGSYWVRVAGQTETNAMSGWSEAIPFKINLVAKAAPALQAPVLVARRIQFKVPSAKDRNPAAEQAPKMEWKPVLQSKGYQVQVSKDINFSKFETYDVNNTKVSWNQYKAGKSYFRVVAHGENGEVSEPSAVGYVDVLLNSPVLQPLRPIRAIGESSLPREANVYWSEIPQAKSYLVELDKGGDFKTPQQYEFKGTTGRLTVSNPGDYKVRVVALDEHNKPLTDYSNTETLQYSVHSALITPVPLEPYNNVSIFLQKTTEPAIWIEWKKVKDAEVYKVEISDKEDFSRVLVSSNVEKNRFLIKDKVPLGKLYWRVRAQSKDESELSDWTEKREFTVYHQKNETF; translated from the coding sequence ATGTCACGTTTAGGAAAAACCGAGAAAATCATCTTTTCCACAGCACTTTTTGTGCTGCTAGCGTTCTCGTACTTTTTGTACGATGATTCTCTTCTATTTCCAAAAGCTCACAACTCGAAGTTAGAGCTCATTGGGGATGTCGCCGTTTCACAAAACGACGTCAGAAGAAAAAACCTAGATAATTTTAGCTGGCTTCCTGCTTCGCGCACGGACGCTATCTATCAAAACGACTCGATCTTTACTGGTGATCGTTCTGAAGCCATTATTCAATTGCAAGATGGGACGCAGATTCGTATCCAACCGAATTCTTTGATCACATTGAACATGAAGAACGGTCAAATGAACCTAGACCTACGCTACGGTAACTTGGTCGGTGATATCGCGAAAGGTTCTTCTCTTACTATTACCTCTGGTAAAGAAGAATTTAAATTAGAAGGCGATGGCCAAGAAAAATCTAAAATCCAATTCAACAAAGCACACTCGGGCACTGTTGATTTGAAATTGATCTCTGGTAAAGCACGCTTCTCTGACGTGAAGAAGAGTGCTGTTAAAACTGACTTAACTCGTGACTCTGTTCTTGCCGTTTCTAAACGTGGTGAGATCCAAAAAGTTGAAGCACCAAAAATCCAAGTCGTAACTGCAGAAAAAGAAATGACATGGATGCGTACAAATCCAGACGACCCAATGGGCTTCGAATGGAAAGCAACTGGCGACATCGGTAAATACGAAGTTGAAATCTCACCTTCTCCAGATTTCGCAACAGTCGCTGCAGCAAAATCAGTGAATGAAATGAAAACGCAAGTGACTGATCCATTGGAGCCAGGCGCTTACTATTGGCGAGTTAAAGCTTACGATCGCTTCGGCGAAGTGGGCGCGACTTCAGTACCAAGAAAAATGAATATCACACACTTGAGTCCTCCAGTGGTGACGTTCCCGCAAAAAGATTCTGAAATCAGCCTTGAGATGAAAGTGAAATCTCCAGCTGAACTTGTGACTGCAACTGAAATTAAGTGGCAAGCTCCAGTTCAATTGAAACATTTCGTTTATCAGATCTCTGCCGATCCAAGTTTCGCGCAAGTATTGAGTGAAAACCAAACAACACAATTCAGCGCTTTGTCCCCTCGCCTGTCGTCTGGTAGTTACTGGGTGCGCGTGGCTGGTCAAACAGAAACAAATGCGATGTCAGGTTGGTCAGAAGCCATTCCATTTAAAATCAACTTGGTAGCGAAAGCAGCACCAGCTCTTCAAGCACCGGTGTTGGTAGCTCGTCGTATTCAATTCAAAGTGCCATCAGCAAAAGATCGTAATCCTGCAGCAGAACAAGCTCCAAAAATGGAGTGGAAACCTGTCTTGCAATCGAAGGGTTACCAAGTTCAAGTTTCAAAAGATATTAACTTCAGCAAATTTGAAACTTACGACGTGAACAACACAAAAGTTTCATGGAACCAATACAAAGCTGGTAAGTCTTACTTCCGCGTTGTTGCTCATGGTGAAAACGGCGAAGTCAGTGAACCGTCAGCAGTCGGTTACGTTGACGTCTTGTTGAACAGCCCGGTTCTGCAACCACTTCGCCCGATTCGTGCAATTGGCGAATCAAGCTTACCGCGCGAAGCAAATGTATATTGGTCAGAAATTCCACAGGCAAAATCTTATCTTGTCGAGTTGGATAAAGGTGGCGATTTCAAAACGCCGCAACAATACGAATTCAAAGGCACGACAGGTCGTTTGACGGTTTCAAACCCAGGCGATTACAAAGTGCGCGTGGTTGCTTTGGATGAACACAACAAACCATTGACTGATTATTCAAACACAGAAACTTTGCAGTACAGCGTTCACTCTGCCCTGATTACCCCAGTGCCGCTTGAGCCATACAACAACGTTTCTATCTTCCTACAAAAAACGACAGAACCAGCTATCTGGATCGAATGGAAGAAAGTCAAAGATGCGGAAGTCTATAAAGTTGAAATCTCTGATAAAGAAGATTTCTCGCGCGTCCTTGTTTCTTCAAATGTAGAGAAGAATCGTTTCCTTATTAAAGACAAAGTTCCACTTGGCAAATTGTACTGGCGTGTTCGCGCCCAATCAAAAGACGAATCTGAGCTTTCTGATTGGACAGAAAAACGCGAGTTCACTGTTTACCATCAGAAAAATGAGACCTTCTAG
- a CDS encoding response regulator gives MFPADTKILVIDDMPSIRDLVKNTLKAMGYKNMLEAGDGEEGLKILMQNNVAGSQIQLVISDWNMPKMKGLDLLKQVRATAEWVNLPFVLLTSESERDQVTEAVLAGVSQYIVKPFSAKIFEDKLKAAWLKHNKA, from the coding sequence ATGTTTCCGGCAGACACCAAAATTCTTGTTATCGACGACATGCCTTCTATCCGTGATCTTGTGAAGAACACGCTGAAAGCGATGGGTTATAAAAACATGCTTGAAGCGGGTGACGGTGAGGAAGGTCTGAAGATTCTTATGCAGAACAATGTGGCGGGTTCACAGATTCAACTCGTGATTTCCGACTGGAATATGCCAAAAATGAAGGGCCTTGATCTGTTGAAGCAAGTTCGTGCGACAGCAGAATGGGTGAATCTTCCCTTCGTGCTTTTGACGTCAGAGTCAGAACGCGATCAAGTAACGGAAGCCGTTCTTGCCGGTGTTTCTCAATATATCGTAAAACCATTTTCTGCGAAAATCTTCGAAGACAAATTGAAAGCCGCTTGGTTGAAGCACAATAAAGCGTAA